In Pantoea cypripedii, the following proteins share a genomic window:
- the plsB gene encoding glycerol-3-phosphate 1-O-acyltransferase PlsB, whose amino-acid sequence MSGWRKLYYKLLNLPLSILVKSKAIPSDPVSEHGLDSTRPILYVLPYDSKADLLTLRSQCVKHDLPDPLTPLEIDGTLLPRYVFIHDGPRVFPYFVPNVESVKLFHDYLDLHRSNPELDVQMLPVSVMFGRAPGREVQGEQTPHLRILNGVQKFFAILWHGRDSFVRFSPTVSLRQMATEHGTDKSIAQKLARVARIHFARQRLAAIGPRLPARQDLFNKLLQSKAIEKAVEDEARSKKISHEKAQQNAIEMMEEIAADFSYEAIRVTDRVMGWMWSRLYQGINVNGGERVRQLAQDGHEIVYVPCHRSHMDYLLLSYVLYHQGLVPPHIAAGINLNFWPAGPIFRRLGAFFIRRTFKGNKLYSTVFREYLGELFNRGYSVEYFVEGGRSRTGRLLEPKTGTLSMTLQALLRGSSRPITFVPIYIGYEHVMEVGTYAKELRGAVKEKEGFMQMVRGLRKLRNLGQGYVNFGEPLPLVNYLNKHVPEWRESIDPIEPPRQAWMTPAVNDIANRLMVRINEAGAANAMNLCVTALLASRQRSLTREQLIEQLECYTQLLRNVPYSSEATVPNLNAEALFDHAMGMNKFETEQDNIGDIIILPREQAVLMTYYRNNIQHMLVMPSLIAAIVQQHREINEAELLRQVSLVYPMLKSELFLRWSNEELPGLLQNLCAEMARQGLVSQQDGLLKLSAARYRTLQLLAAGIRETLQRFAITFSILSAKPGINRGTLEKESRTLAQRLSVLHGINAPEFFDKAVFSTLVMTLRDEGYINDSGDADVQRTQIMWQMLAELVTSDVRLTIESATAHD is encoded by the coding sequence ATGTCAGGTTGGCGTAAACTTTATTATAAATTATTGAATTTACCACTCTCCATTTTGGTAAAGAGTAAGGCTATTCCGTCGGATCCCGTGTCTGAGCATGGGTTAGATTCAACGCGGCCAATCCTATATGTGCTGCCTTACGATTCCAAGGCCGATCTGCTCACCCTGCGTTCGCAATGTGTGAAACACGATCTGCCGGATCCGCTTACACCGCTGGAAATCGATGGCACATTGCTGCCTCGCTATGTGTTTATCCACGACGGTCCGCGCGTTTTCCCTTATTTCGTGCCGAATGTGGAGTCAGTGAAGCTATTTCATGACTATCTCGATCTGCATCGCAGCAACCCCGAGCTGGATGTGCAAATGCTGCCAGTGTCGGTGATGTTTGGACGCGCACCTGGGCGTGAAGTTCAGGGCGAGCAGACACCACATCTGCGCATTCTTAACGGTGTACAGAAGTTCTTTGCCATTCTCTGGCATGGCCGCGACAGTTTTGTCCGCTTCTCGCCGACGGTGTCGCTGCGTCAAATGGCAACCGAGCACGGAACGGACAAGTCAATTGCGCAAAAACTGGCCCGCGTGGCGCGTATTCACTTCGCTCGCCAGCGTCTGGCCGCCATCGGCCCGCGCTTACCTGCCCGCCAGGATCTGTTCAACAAGCTGTTGCAATCAAAAGCCATTGAAAAGGCTGTGGAAGATGAAGCGCGCAGCAAAAAGATTTCCCATGAGAAGGCGCAGCAAAACGCCATTGAAATGATGGAAGAGATTGCGGCTGACTTCTCCTATGAGGCTATCCGCGTCACTGACCGCGTGATGGGCTGGATGTGGAGCCGACTTTATCAGGGTATCAACGTCAATGGCGGCGAGCGTGTGCGTCAGCTGGCACAGGATGGTCACGAGATTGTCTATGTTCCCTGCCATCGCAGCCATATGGATTACCTGCTCCTCTCTTATGTGCTTTACCACCAGGGTCTGGTACCACCGCATATCGCGGCCGGTATCAATCTTAACTTCTGGCCTGCCGGTCCGATTTTCCGTCGCCTGGGCGCATTCTTTATTCGCCGTACTTTTAAAGGCAACAAGCTCTATTCCACTGTGTTTCGTGAATATCTTGGCGAATTGTTTAATCGCGGCTACTCGGTTGAATACTTTGTCGAGGGCGGACGTTCACGTACCGGCCGCCTGCTGGAACCGAAAACCGGCACCCTGTCGATGACGTTACAGGCGCTGTTGCGTGGCAGCAGCCGTCCAATTACCTTCGTGCCGATTTACATTGGTTACGAGCATGTGATGGAAGTCGGGACCTACGCCAAAGAACTGCGCGGGGCGGTGAAAGAAAAAGAAGGCTTTATGCAGATGGTGCGCGGCCTGCGTAAGCTGCGCAATCTGGGCCAGGGTTATGTCAACTTCGGCGAACCGCTGCCGCTGGTGAATTACCTGAACAAACATGTACCAGAATGGCGTGAGTCCATCGATCCGATTGAGCCGCCACGTCAGGCATGGATGACTCCCGCAGTAAATGACATCGCCAACCGTCTGATGGTGCGGATTAACGAAGCCGGTGCCGCCAATGCGATGAACCTGTGCGTTACCGCACTGCTGGCCTCTCGTCAGCGTTCGCTTACCCGCGAGCAACTGATTGAGCAGCTGGAATGCTATACCCAGTTGCTGCGCAACGTCCCTTACTCGTCAGAAGCCACTGTGCCAAACCTCAATGCAGAAGCGCTGTTCGATCACGCTATGGGCATGAACAAGTTTGAGACCGAGCAGGACAACATTGGTGACATCATCATTCTGCCGCGTGAGCAGGCGGTACTGATGACTTACTACCGCAACAACATCCAGCATATGCTGGTTATGCCATCATTGATTGCCGCGATTGTGCAGCAGCACCGGGAAATCAATGAAGCGGAGTTACTGCGTCAGGTGAGCCTGGTGTATCCCATGCTGAAGAGTGAACTGTTCCTGCGCTGGAGCAACGAAGAGTTACCTGGCTTGCTACAGAATCTTTGTGCTGAAATGGCGCGCCAGGGTCTGGTTAGCCAACAGGATGGTCTGTTGAAGCTGAGTGCCGCACGCTACCGCACCCTTCAACTGCTGGCGGCCGGAATTCGTGAAACCTTACAGCGCTTTGCCATTACCTTCTCCATCCTCAGCGCCAAACCCGGTATCAACCGTGGCACGCTGGAGAAAGAGAGCCGTACGCTGGCACAGCGTTTATCCGTGCTCCATGGCATTAACGCCCCAGAGTTCTTTGATAAAGCGGTATTCTCGACACTGGTGATGACCCTGCGTGATGAGGGCTATATCAACGACAGCGGCGATGCCGATGTGCAACGCACGCAAATTATGTGGCAGATGCTGGCAGAGCTGGTCACCAGCGATGTACGCCTGACCATTGAAAGCGCCACCGCTCACGATTAA
- a CDS encoding diacylglycerol kinase, giving the protein MANNVTGILRIVKAAGYSWQGLRAAWQHEAAFRQEAIAALVAIVVACWLDVDAISRVLMIGSVVLVVIVEIMNSAIEAVVDRIGQERHPLAGRAKDMGSAAVLLAILLALFVWIALLWSHLR; this is encoded by the coding sequence ATGGCAAATAACGTCACCGGTATTCTCAGGATAGTGAAAGCTGCCGGTTATTCCTGGCAGGGATTGCGCGCCGCCTGGCAACATGAAGCGGCATTTCGCCAGGAGGCCATCGCCGCGCTGGTGGCGATTGTGGTGGCATGCTGGCTGGATGTTGACGCTATCTCCCGCGTACTCATGATCGGTTCTGTGGTGCTGGTGGTCATTGTAGAGATAATGAATAGTGCCATTGAAGCCGTCGTCGACCGCATTGGTCAGGAGCGTCATCCGCTGGCCGGACGCGCGAAAGATATGGGGTCGGCTGCCGTACTGTTAGCTATCTTACTGGCTCTTTTCGTCTGGATCGCGCTGCTTTGGTCGCATTTGCGATAA
- the lexA gene encoding transcriptional repressor LexA — protein sequence MKALTSRQQQVYDLIRDHINQTGMPPTRAEIAAQLGFRSPNAAEEHLKALARKGVIEIVSGASRGIRLLMEEEASEGLPLIGRVAAGEPLLAQEHIEAHYQVDANLFKPTADFLLRVSGMSMKDIGIMDGDLLAVHKTQEVRNGQVVVARIDDEVTVKRWKKQGAIVQLLPENSDFQPIVVDTREQSLTVEGLAVGIVRNGEWL from the coding sequence ATGAAAGCGTTAACCAGCAGGCAGCAACAGGTCTATGATCTGATTCGCGACCATATCAACCAGACGGGCATGCCGCCAACGCGTGCGGAAATTGCTGCTCAACTGGGCTTCCGCTCACCGAATGCGGCAGAAGAACATCTGAAGGCCCTGGCACGTAAGGGCGTAATTGAAATCGTCTCCGGTGCGTCGCGCGGTATTCGTTTATTAATGGAAGAAGAAGCCAGTGAGGGGCTGCCGCTGATTGGCCGTGTCGCCGCGGGTGAACCGTTATTGGCACAGGAGCACATCGAGGCCCATTACCAGGTTGATGCCAACCTCTTCAAACCTACCGCTGATTTCCTGCTGCGCGTTAGCGGCATGTCGATGAAAGATATCGGCATTATGGATGGTGACTTACTGGCGGTACACAAGACTCAGGAAGTGCGCAATGGCCAGGTTGTGGTGGCGCGCATTGATGATGAAGTCACAGTGAAACGCTGGAAAAAGCAGGGTGCGATTGTGCAGCTGCTGCCAGAAAACAGCGACTTCCAGCCGATTGTGGTCGATACACGTGAGCAGTCACTCACCGTTGAAGGGCTGGCTGTGGGTATCGTGCGTAACGGCGAATGGCTTTAA
- the dinF gene encoding MATE family efflux transporter DinF produces the protein MQLFSSSDKTLWRLALPMILSNITVPLLGVVDTAVIGHLDSPIYLGGVAVGSTATSFIFMLLLFLRMSTTGLTAQAFGASDKTALARALTQPLLIALIAGVLFMLLRTPVGNLAAALMGGSVAVQQQAQLFIQIRWLSAPATLANLVLLGWLLGVQYARAPVVLLVVGNLVNILLDLLFVLGLHWGVAGAAAATALAEYVTLGVGLLMVARVLKLRGIDFTLLKESWRGGAARLFRLNRDIMLRSFLLQICFASLTIFGARIGPDVVAVNAVLLMFLTFTAYALDGFAYAVEACSGEAVGAKDRSQLLLVWHAACRQAGLVALLFAMMYALCGVQIVGLLTSLDELREAADRYLVWQVVMPLVGVWCYLLDGMFIGATRGREMRNSMALAALGYGLSLLTLPWLGNHGLWLAVTVFLALRGLTLWLVWRRHWRHDTWFSYSGI, from the coding sequence ATGCAGCTGTTTTCCTCCTCTGATAAGACACTCTGGCGGCTGGCGCTGCCGATGATCCTCTCGAATATCACGGTGCCATTGCTTGGCGTGGTAGATACCGCAGTGATTGGCCATCTCGATAGTCCGATCTATCTCGGTGGCGTGGCTGTGGGTAGCACTGCAACCAGCTTCATTTTTATGCTGCTGCTGTTTTTACGCATGAGTACAACCGGACTGACTGCCCAGGCATTTGGTGCCAGCGATAAAACGGCGTTGGCGCGTGCGCTTACCCAACCGTTGCTTATCGCATTGATCGCAGGCGTGTTGTTTATGTTGCTGCGCACACCTGTCGGCAATCTGGCGGCTGCGCTCATGGGGGGCAGCGTTGCGGTACAGCAGCAGGCACAACTGTTTATTCAGATTCGCTGGCTCAGTGCTCCCGCCACACTGGCTAATCTGGTGCTCCTCGGCTGGTTGCTGGGCGTGCAGTATGCGCGTGCGCCCGTTGTTTTGCTGGTAGTGGGCAACCTGGTCAATATTCTGCTGGATCTGCTGTTTGTGCTCGGCCTGCACTGGGGTGTGGCAGGCGCTGCTGCGGCTACGGCACTGGCTGAATATGTCACCCTGGGTGTCGGGCTGTTAATGGTCGCGCGCGTATTAAAGCTACGTGGCATTGATTTCACCCTGCTGAAAGAGAGCTGGCGCGGTGGCGCCGCTCGCCTGTTTCGTCTCAATCGCGACATTATGTTGCGCTCATTTCTGCTGCAAATCTGTTTTGCTTCTCTGACCATCTTTGGCGCGCGCATTGGGCCGGATGTGGTCGCAGTCAACGCGGTTCTGCTGATGTTTCTCACTTTCACAGCCTACGCACTGGATGGCTTCGCTTATGCGGTTGAAGCCTGCTCTGGTGAAGCGGTTGGTGCGAAAGATCGCAGCCAGTTGTTGCTGGTCTGGCACGCGGCCTGCCGTCAGGCGGGTCTGGTGGCGTTGCTGTTCGCCATGATGTATGCCCTGTGCGGGGTGCAAATTGTCGGGTTGCTGACCTCGCTGGACGAACTCCGCGAAGCCGCCGATCGTTACCTGGTGTGGCAGGTGGTGATGCCCCTGGTGGGGGTATGGTGTTATCTGCTGGATGGCATGTTTATCGGCGCGACGCGTGGCAGGGAAATGCGTAACAGCATGGCGCTGGCGGCGCTGGGTTATGGCCTGTCGTTGCTCACCTTACCCTGGCTGGGAAATCATGGTTTGTGGCTGGCGGTGACGGTATTTCTGGCATTACGCGGACTCACGTTGTGGCTGGTCTGGCGCCGTCACTGGCGTCATGATACTTGGTTTTCGTATAGTGGAATATAA
- a CDS encoding CsbD family protein yields the protein MNKDEASGNWKQFKGKVKEKWGKLTDDDMTVIEGKRDQLVGKIQERYGYAKDQAEREVKDWEGHNKDYRW from the coding sequence ATGAACAAAGACGAAGCGAGTGGAAACTGGAAGCAATTCAAAGGGAAAGTGAAAGAAAAATGGGGCAAGCTGACCGATGATGATATGACCGTCATCGAAGGGAAACGCGATCAGCTTGTCGGTAAAATTCAGGAACGCTACGGTTACGCGAAAGATCAGGCCGAGCGTGAAGTGAAAGACTGGGAAGGTCACAACAAGGATTATCGCTGGTAA
- the zur gene encoding zinc uptake transcriptional repressor Zur, whose translation MSNLSPDQLLNQAETLCLQRGVRLTTQRAEVLRLMAEQNGSISAYDLLDQLRVSEPQAKPPTIYRALDFLLEQGFIHRVESNNSYVVCHHFDEPAHTSVMLVCDRCAAVSEKHAHGVEKIISGLAEQAGFTLRHSVIEAHGLCENCAEVEACTHHDSCDHDHQVEGKKRLRKG comes from the coding sequence ATGTCAAATTTGTCGCCAGACCAACTTCTGAACCAGGCTGAAACGCTTTGCCTGCAACGCGGCGTGCGTCTGACCACACAACGTGCCGAAGTGCTACGCCTGATGGCAGAACAAAATGGATCGATCAGTGCTTATGATTTACTGGATCAATTGCGCGTTAGTGAACCCCAGGCAAAACCACCAACCATCTATCGCGCACTGGATTTTCTGCTGGAGCAGGGATTTATCCATCGCGTTGAATCCAACAACAGCTACGTGGTCTGCCATCATTTTGATGAACCTGCACACACCTCAGTAATGCTGGTTTGTGACCGCTGTGCCGCCGTCAGTGAAAAACATGCGCATGGTGTCGAAAAGATCATTTCCGGATTGGCTGAACAAGCCGGTTTTACGTTACGCCATAGCGTGATTGAAGCGCACGGGCTGTGTGAAAATTGTGCCGAAGTGGAAGCCTGTACTCATCATGACAGCTGCGATCACGATCATCAGGTTGAGGGTAAAAAGCGGTTGAGGAAGGGATAA
- a CDS encoding conjugal transfer protein TraF produces MVKTLFRRKKVAYLVVLNSVFLSSSALAAGTWYDARNDAMGGTGVASSTWSSAVLANPALMTKAKPDDDVSIIFPSAGVQVTDKDKLINKVDDITDTVDRYQDVINNLTFQDYLNGYPQLKAAAGDMANQLSDLRGNKADGSAGVALAVTVPNETLPFAFITKAYGTAHVRANVAQSDIDYLNGVADGTIIPVPGDEDNLRSSANGLAALVTDYGIAVAHQFTIAGHPVSVGITPKLQKTWLYNYTASIYNYDKSDINNSRYRSSDIGFNVDAGIATDFADNWTFGLTGQNLISRNIDTKEVDGYRDTYQIRPLVTTGLAWNYGPVTLTGDVDLTQTKRFKSEDSSQYVGVGGEYRVLDWLQLRAGYRADMKSNDTNVFTAGFGLSPFNNTVHLDLAGSVGADNTWGAMLQLGFNF; encoded by the coding sequence ATGGTGAAGACATTATTCAGGCGCAAAAAAGTTGCTTATCTTGTTGTTTTGAATTCAGTATTTCTTTCCTCTTCAGCTCTGGCAGCAGGTACCTGGTACGACGCACGTAATGACGCAATGGGCGGTACCGGTGTTGCGTCTTCCACCTGGAGCTCCGCGGTACTGGCGAACCCGGCATTGATGACCAAAGCAAAACCTGATGATGACGTAAGCATCATTTTCCCTTCAGCGGGTGTGCAGGTTACCGATAAAGACAAACTGATTAATAAAGTCGATGACATTACGGATACCGTCGACCGTTATCAGGATGTGATTAATAACTTAACCTTCCAGGATTACCTCAATGGCTACCCGCAGCTCAAAGCTGCCGCAGGGGATATGGCGAATCAGTTGAGTGACCTGCGTGGCAACAAAGCGGATGGCTCCGCTGGTGTGGCTCTGGCTGTCACCGTGCCAAATGAAACATTGCCCTTTGCGTTTATCACCAAGGCTTATGGCACTGCGCATGTCCGGGCGAATGTGGCACAAAGCGACATTGATTATCTGAACGGCGTGGCCGATGGCACGATCATTCCGGTGCCGGGTGATGAAGACAATTTGCGTTCCAGCGCGAATGGCCTGGCTGCATTGGTCACGGATTACGGTATCGCAGTAGCGCACCAGTTTACTATTGCGGGCCATCCGGTCTCTGTCGGCATCACGCCAAAGCTGCAGAAAACCTGGTTGTATAATTACACCGCCAGCATCTACAACTACGACAAAAGCGACATCAATAACAGCCGCTATCGCAGTTCCGATATCGGTTTCAACGTGGATGCCGGTATCGCCACGGATTTCGCCGACAACTGGACTTTCGGGTTGACCGGTCAGAACCTGATTTCGCGCAACATCGATACCAAAGAAGTGGATGGCTATCGTGATACTTACCAAATCCGTCCGCTGGTCACCACCGGCCTGGCCTGGAACTACGGCCCCGTCACCCTGACTGGCGATGTCGATCTGACGCAAACGAAGCGTTTTAAATCAGAAGATAGCAGCCAGTACGTTGGCGTGGGTGGAGAATATCGTGTGCTGGACTGGTTGCAGTTGCGTGCCGGTTATCGCGCCGATATGAAGTCGAATGACACCAACGTTTTCACCGCCGGTTTTGGTCTGTCGCCGTTTAACAATACGGTACATCTGGATCTGGCTGGTTCGGTTGGTGCTGACAATACCTGGGGTGCAATGTTGCAGCTCGGATTTAACTTCTGA
- the dusA gene encoding tRNA dihydrouridine(20/20a) synthase DusA: protein MTDTFSSQRFSIAPMLDWTDRHCRYFHRKLSGDTLLYTEMVTTGAIIHGKGDYLAFSEDEHPVALQLGGSDPAALAQCAQLAEARGYDEINLNVGCPSDRVQNGRFGACLMGEAALVADGIKAMRDVVSIPVTVKTRIGIDDQDSYAFLCDFVGTVAQQGGCDTFIIHARKAWLSGLSPKENREIPPLDYPRVYQLKRDFPHLTMAINGGIKTLEEAKIHLQHMDGVMMGREAYQNPGILAQVDRELFGRDTPVADPVAVVRSMYPYIEAELAKGTYLGHVTRHMLGLFQGIPGARQWRRYLSENAHKPGADVRVLEAALALVADKIPQEA, encoded by the coding sequence ATGACCGATACCTTCTCTTCGCAACGTTTTTCCATTGCTCCCATGCTCGACTGGACTGACCGTCACTGTCGTTATTTTCACCGCAAATTAAGCGGCGATACGCTGCTTTACACCGAAATGGTGACCACCGGCGCAATCATTCATGGTAAGGGCGATTATCTGGCCTTTAGCGAGGATGAACATCCGGTCGCACTGCAACTGGGTGGCAGCGATCCGGCGGCGTTAGCGCAGTGTGCACAGCTGGCAGAAGCGCGTGGTTATGACGAGATCAACCTTAATGTGGGGTGTCCGTCCGATCGTGTGCAGAATGGTCGCTTCGGCGCCTGTCTGATGGGAGAAGCTGCGCTGGTCGCGGATGGTATTAAAGCGATGCGCGATGTGGTGAGCATTCCGGTGACAGTGAAAACCCGCATCGGCATTGACGATCAGGATAGCTACGCCTTCCTGTGCGATTTCGTTGGCACCGTGGCGCAGCAGGGGGGTTGTGACACCTTCATTATCCACGCGCGTAAAGCCTGGCTTTCTGGTCTTAGCCCGAAAGAAAATCGTGAGATTCCGCCACTCGACTATCCACGCGTGTATCAACTGAAGCGTGATTTCCCGCATTTAACCATGGCGATCAATGGCGGTATCAAAACGCTGGAAGAGGCGAAAATCCACCTGCAACATATGGATGGCGTGATGATGGGGCGCGAAGCCTATCAGAACCCCGGCATTCTGGCGCAGGTTGACCGTGAACTGTTTGGGCGCGATACCCCGGTGGCGGATCCCGTGGCGGTGGTGCGCAGCATGTACCCCTATATCGAAGCGGAGCTGGCGAAAGGAACTTACCTTGGCCACGTCACGCGCCATATGCTGGGACTATTTCAGGGGATCCCCGGCGCACGCCAATGGCGTCGTTATCTGAGCGAAAATGCGCACAAACCGGGAGCGGATGTGCGCGTGCTGGAAGCCGCACTGGCACTGGTGGCGGATAAGATCCCACAGGAAGCCTGA
- the pspG gene encoding envelope stress response protein PspG, with product MEILFVIGFFLMLLLTGVSLLGVIAALIVATVLMFLGGLFALVIKLLPWLVLVVVAVWLYRAFTTPDGEIKMQRLKRKISKLEKDSWR from the coding sequence GTGGAAATATTATTTGTTATCGGCTTTTTTCTTATGCTGCTGCTGACCGGCGTGTCATTGCTGGGCGTGATTGCTGCGCTGATTGTTGCAACGGTGCTGATGTTCCTCGGTGGGTTGTTTGCGCTTGTTATCAAATTGTTGCCGTGGCTGGTGCTGGTCGTGGTCGCTGTCTGGTTATATCGTGCCTTCACCACGCCTGATGGCGAAATAAAGATGCAGCGACTGAAAAGAAAAATCAGTAAGTTAGAGAAGGATAGCTGGCGCTAA
- a CDS encoding quinone oxidoreductase yields MAKRIQFNEHGGPEVLQWVDFDLADPAEHEVQVENRAIGINYIDTYVRSGLYPVAAKPSGLGTEAAGVVKKVGSAVTRFKVGDRVVYCQSSLGAYSEAHNVHEDRLVILPERISFEQGAASFLKGLTVQYLLRQTYKVKPDETFLFHAAAGGVGLIACQWAKALGAHLIGTVGSAEKAQMAKDAGAWATINYRDEDIAQRVSELTNGKKVAVVYDSVGKDTWEPSLDSLRRHGLMVSFGNASGAVTGVDLGILNKKGSLFVTRPSLFGYITNREELDRASAELFSLIASHAIKITVPEQQKFALSDAAEAHRVLESRATLGSSLLIP; encoded by the coding sequence ATGGCAAAGCGTATTCAGTTCAACGAACACGGCGGCCCTGAAGTGTTGCAATGGGTGGATTTTGATCTTGCCGATCCCGCTGAACATGAAGTGCAGGTGGAAAACCGGGCGATTGGCATCAATTACATCGACACTTACGTGCGCAGCGGATTATATCCGGTCGCGGCGAAGCCATCCGGGCTGGGCACCGAAGCGGCGGGCGTGGTGAAAAAAGTCGGTTCTGCGGTCACGCGTTTTAAGGTGGGCGACCGTGTGGTCTACTGCCAGTCATCCCTCGGCGCGTACAGCGAGGCGCACAATGTGCACGAAGATCGTCTGGTGATTTTGCCGGAGCGTATCAGTTTTGAGCAGGGAGCCGCCTCGTTCCTGAAAGGTCTGACGGTGCAATATCTGCTGCGTCAGACTTATAAAGTTAAACCGGATGAGACTTTCCTGTTTCACGCGGCGGCTGGCGGCGTTGGCCTGATTGCCTGCCAGTGGGCAAAAGCGTTAGGTGCGCACCTGATTGGCACCGTCGGCTCAGCCGAAAAAGCGCAGATGGCCAAAGATGCCGGAGCCTGGGCCACTATTAACTATCGCGACGAGGATATTGCGCAGCGTGTCAGCGAGCTGACGAACGGTAAAAAAGTGGCGGTGGTGTACGACTCAGTCGGTAAAGATACCTGGGAACCTTCACTCGATAGCCTGCGCCGTCATGGCCTTATGGTGAGTTTTGGTAATGCTTCCGGTGCAGTAACCGGTGTCGATTTGGGGATTCTGAATAAGAAAGGGTCGCTGTTTGTCACTCGCCCTTCGCTGTTCGGCTACATTACTAACCGTGAAGAACTCGACAGAGCCAGTGCTGAACTGTTTTCTCTGATCGCCAGCCATGCGATTAAAATCACCGTGCCGGAACAGCAAAAATTTGCGCTGAGCGATGCGGCCGAGGCTCATCGGGTACTGGAAAGCCGCGCCACGCTGGGATCCAGCCTGCTGATTCCCTGA
- the dnaB gene encoding replicative DNA helicase — translation MAGNKPTNKSNEPRDRQLEGVKMPPHSIEAEQSVLGGLMLDNERWDNVSERVVADDFFNRSHRLIFSEMQRLLEAGQPIDLITLSESLETRGELDMAGGFAYLAELAKNTPSAANIGAYADIVRERAVVREMISVANQIADAGYDPQGRSSEDLLDFAESNVFKIAEQRANKDDGPKNIEQILEATVSRIESLVATPHDGVTGVDTGYQDLNKKTAGLQGSDLIIVAARPSMGKTTFAMNLCENAAMLQEKPVLIFSLEMPSEQIMMRMLASLSRVDQTRIRTGQLEDEDWARISATMGILLEKKNMYIDDSSGLTPTEVRSRARRIYRENDGLSMIMIDYLQLMRVPSLSDNRTLEIAEISRSLKALAKELNVPVVALSQLNRSLEQRADKRPVNSDLRESGSIEQDADLIMFIYRDEVYHENSDLKGIAEIIIGKQRNGPIGTVRLTFNGHWSRFDNYAGPQYDDE, via the coding sequence ATGGCAGGAAATAAACCCACCAACAAATCGAACGAACCCCGCGACCGTCAGCTGGAAGGTGTGAAAATGCCGCCGCATTCCATTGAAGCGGAGCAGTCGGTACTCGGTGGGTTGATGCTGGATAACGAGCGCTGGGACAATGTGTCCGAGCGTGTGGTCGCGGATGATTTTTTCAATCGCTCACACCGGCTGATCTTCTCCGAAATGCAACGGCTGCTGGAAGCCGGTCAACCGATCGACCTGATTACGCTGTCGGAATCGCTGGAAACACGTGGTGAGCTGGATATGGCGGGGGGCTTTGCCTACCTGGCCGAACTGGCGAAAAACACCCCAAGTGCCGCGAACATTGGCGCTTATGCGGATATCGTACGTGAACGTGCGGTGGTGCGTGAAATGATCTCGGTGGCGAACCAGATCGCCGATGCCGGTTATGATCCGCAAGGGCGCAGTAGTGAAGATCTGCTCGATTTCGCCGAATCTAACGTCTTTAAAATCGCGGAACAGCGCGCCAATAAAGATGATGGCCCGAAAAACATTGAGCAAATCCTCGAAGCCACGGTATCGCGTATTGAATCGCTGGTTGCCACGCCGCACGATGGTGTTACCGGGGTGGATACCGGTTACCAGGATCTGAACAAAAAAACCGCCGGTTTACAGGGCTCGGATCTGATTATCGTTGCCGCTCGTCCGTCGATGGGTAAAACCACGTTCGCCATGAACCTGTGCGAAAACGCTGCCATGCTGCAGGAAAAACCGGTACTGATCTTCAGTCTGGAGATGCCCAGCGAACAGATCATGATGCGTATGCTGGCTTCATTATCACGCGTTGATCAGACCCGTATCCGTACCGGCCAGCTGGAAGATGAAGACTGGGCGCGTATTTCGGCCACCATGGGTATCCTGCTGGAAAAGAAGAATATGTATATCGATGATTCTTCTGGTCTGACGCCGACGGAAGTGCGCTCCCGTGCACGCCGCATCTATCGTGAAAACGACGGTCTGAGCATGATCATGATCGACTACCTGCAATTGATGCGTGTGCCATCGCTGTCCGACAACCGTACGCTGGAGATTGCGGAGATCTCGCGCTCGCTGAAAGCGCTGGCAAAAGAGCTGAATGTGCCGGTCGTGGCGTTATCGCAGCTGAACCGATCGCTGGAGCAGCGTGCTGATAAGCGCCCGGTCAACTCGGATCTGCGTGAATCCGGCTCGATCGAGCAGGATGCTGACCTGATCATGTTTATTTATCGTGATGAGGTTTATCACGAAAACAGCGATCTGAAAGGTATCGCTGAGATCATCATCGGTAAACAACGTAATGGACCGATCGGTACAGTACGTCTGACCTTCAATGGTCACTGGTCGCGTTTTGATAACTACGCAGGCCCGCAATACGACGACGAATAA